In Quercus robur chromosome 10, dhQueRobu3.1, whole genome shotgun sequence, a genomic segment contains:
- the LOC126702288 gene encoding 60S ribosomal protein L27a-3: MTTRFKKNRKKRGHVSAGHGRIGKHRKHPGGRGNAGGMHHHRILFDKYHPGFFGKVGMRYFHRLRNKFHCPIVNLDKLWSLVPQEARDKASKDSAPVIDVTQFGFFKVLGKGVLPENQPVVVKAKLVSKIAEKKIKEAGGAVVLTA, encoded by the coding sequence ATGACAACCCGCTTCAAGAAGAACCGCAAGAAGAGAGGACACGTGAGCGCCGGACACGGCCGTATCGGCAAGCACAGGAAGCATCCGGGCGGTCGCGGAAACGCCGGAGGCATGCACCACCACCGTATCCTCTTCGACAAGTACCATCCTGGTTTCTTCGGCAAGGTGGGTATGAGGTATTTCCACAGACTCCGTAACAAGTTCCACTGCCCCATTGTTAACCTCGACAAGCTCTGGTCCCTCGTGCCTCAAGAAGCTAGAGACAAGGCTTCTAAGGATAGCGCTCCTGTGATCGATGTGACCCAGTTCGGGTTCTTTAAGGTTCTTGGTAAAGGTGTTTTGCCTGAGAACCAGCCTGTTGTTGTGAAGGCTAAGCTTGTGTCTAAGATTGCCGAGAAGAAGATTAAGGAGGCTGGTGGGGCTGTTGTTCTTACTGCTTAG